One Streptomyces sp. R28 DNA window includes the following coding sequences:
- a CDS encoding LacI family DNA-binding transcriptional regulator has protein sequence MATRRDVARLAGTSEALVSYVLNNGPRKVAPATRERILAAIDELGYRPNVVARSLKTSRTMTFGLVVPDNSNPFFAELARVIEDVGFASGYTMLLGNAMGDDAREATYIRTLLDRQVDGLIVVPIHGPHSWVAELSEQTTVPRLVLDRELELPGATQVLTDNEGGAYQATSHLLAHGRQRIGCIAGLEGVHPTVDRVAGWRRALVEAGRDPESASLTHVPFGRADGYRAGRRMLAEAGHPDALFVASDEQAIGVLRAAAELGLRVPDDVAVCAFDGIDGSEYTVPALTTMQQPFDELGRSAVEWLLAKIADPTLPVRRITHPTTLIARGSCGCPDLAGGDSMIGERL, from the coding sequence ATGGCAACTCGCCGCGACGTGGCACGCCTGGCGGGCACCTCCGAGGCCCTGGTCAGCTACGTCCTCAACAACGGCCCCCGCAAGGTCGCCCCCGCCACCCGCGAGCGGATCCTCGCGGCGATAGACGAGCTCGGCTACCGCCCCAACGTGGTGGCCCGGTCCCTGAAGACCTCGCGGACCATGACCTTCGGGCTGGTCGTGCCCGACAACTCCAACCCCTTCTTCGCCGAGCTGGCCCGCGTCATCGAGGATGTCGGCTTCGCCTCCGGCTACACGATGCTGCTGGGCAACGCGATGGGTGACGACGCCCGCGAGGCGACGTACATCCGGACCCTGCTCGACCGGCAGGTGGACGGGCTCATCGTGGTCCCGATCCACGGCCCGCACAGTTGGGTCGCGGAGCTGTCCGAGCAGACGACCGTGCCCCGGCTGGTGCTCGACCGCGAGCTGGAGCTGCCGGGGGCGACGCAGGTGCTCACCGACAACGAGGGCGGCGCGTACCAGGCCACCTCCCATCTACTCGCTCACGGCCGGCAGCGGATCGGGTGCATTGCCGGGCTGGAGGGCGTGCATCCGACGGTCGACCGGGTCGCGGGCTGGCGCCGGGCCCTCGTCGAGGCGGGGCGGGATCCGGAGAGCGCGTCGCTGACGCATGTGCCGTTCGGACGGGCCGACGGGTACCGGGCCGGCCGGCGGATGCTCGCGGAGGCGGGGCATCCGGACGCGCTCTTCGTGGCGAGTGACGAGCAGGCCATCGGCGTCCTGCGCGCCGCCGCCGAACTGGGACTGCGCGTCCCCGACGACGTGGCGGTCTGCGCCTTCGACGGTATCGACGGCAGCGAGTACACGGTGCCCGCGCTCACCACCATGCAGCAGCCCTTCGACGAGCTGGGCCGCTCGGCCGTCGAGTGGCTCCTGGCCAAGATCGCCGACCCCACCCTCCCGGTACGGCGCATCACCCACCCCACCACCCTGATCGCCCGCGGCTCCTGCGGCTGCCCGGACCTCGCCGGGGGCGACTCGATGATCGGCGAGCGCTTATAG
- a CDS encoding substrate-binding domain-containing protein, which yields MNTNVTADSGATANRTARRVRSATAIAAAATMLLVVAGCGRGGDSSDSGSKSGEAKIAIVTRNFTNPYWAALRDGAIAEGKKQGVKVEVQAGASETDSTGENAKISTLAGQGYNCFGVVPVNATNVITPLVPVAQKKIPILNLDTQIDANASKQAGVSYASFIGSDNLSAGEQAGEGLLKLMGGKGEVAILQGIAGEQNGINRQKGFTEKVAGKLDIVATQPADYDQAKGQTVTEAILKAHPKITGIFAANDTMGLGAAQAVRNAGLTGKVSIISVDGISAALEAVKAGTLSGTISQYPYAEGQLAVQACIDLVAKKKVPSRIVAPIALIDSTNVDKAMSSAPQPFVPFENPLSSAGK from the coding sequence ATGAACACCAACGTCACCGCCGACTCCGGCGCCACCGCCAACCGCACCGCACGCAGAGTCCGTTCCGCCACCGCTATCGCCGCCGCCGCGACGATGCTGCTGGTGGTGGCCGGTTGCGGCCGGGGCGGGGACAGCTCCGACAGCGGCAGCAAGTCGGGCGAGGCGAAGATCGCCATCGTCACCCGGAACTTCACCAACCCCTACTGGGCGGCGCTGCGCGACGGCGCGATAGCCGAGGGCAAGAAGCAGGGCGTCAAGGTGGAGGTCCAGGCGGGCGCGTCGGAGACCGACAGCACGGGTGAGAACGCCAAGATCTCCACCCTCGCGGGCCAGGGCTACAACTGCTTCGGCGTCGTACCGGTCAACGCCACCAACGTGATCACCCCGCTCGTCCCGGTCGCCCAGAAGAAGATCCCGATCCTCAACCTGGACACCCAGATCGACGCGAACGCCTCGAAGCAGGCCGGGGTGTCGTACGCCTCGTTCATCGGCTCGGACAACCTGTCGGCGGGTGAGCAGGCGGGCGAGGGCCTGCTGAAGCTCATGGGCGGCAAGGGCGAGGTGGCCATTCTCCAGGGCATCGCCGGTGAGCAGAACGGCATCAACCGCCAGAAGGGCTTCACGGAGAAGGTCGCGGGCAAGCTGGACATCGTCGCCACCCAGCCCGCCGACTACGACCAGGCCAAGGGGCAGACGGTCACCGAGGCCATCCTCAAGGCCCACCCGAAGATCACCGGTATCTTCGCCGCCAACGACACCATGGGTCTGGGCGCCGCGCAGGCGGTCCGCAACGCCGGCCTGACCGGCAAGGTCTCCATCATCTCGGTGGACGGCATCAGCGCCGCGCTGGAGGCGGTCAAGGCGGGCACCCTCAGCGGCACGATCTCCCAGTACCCGTACGCCGAGGGCCAGTTGGCCGTGCAGGCCTGCATCGACCTGGTCGCCAAGAAGAAGGTGCCCAGCCGGATCGTCGCCCCGATCGCCCTGATCGACTCCACCAACGTGGACAAGGCGATGAGTTCCGCCCCGCAGCCGTTCGTCCCGTTCGAGAACCCGCTCTCCTCGGCCGGGAAGTGA
- a CDS encoding ABC transporter permease codes for MADTQAPGRLGLDFSVEATARYAAPIGLGVVFLIFFIATPDFLTTSNISDLLVSASILLVLAMGQQLVVTVAGIDLSVGSNLPWSAAVLGYAYTSGWGLTVSVGLALLAGLAVGVVNGLLVARLNMTDFIVTLGSLSVVSGLTLLLTSGNTVPVNSDFLRALAINGIGPVRWFWVLAFVVAVLVGFLLYRTRTGTYLLSTGGNIEAARGVGIHVNRIRLIAYASSGLACGVAAVLFVARTGGADPSLQTDLLLSSIAAVVLGGSSLFGGKASVFGTVTGALLLQSLINGFTLLGISQYYQPIAVGTVVLGAAFISRFQK; via the coding sequence ATGGCTGACACTCAGGCGCCGGGCCGGCTCGGCCTGGACTTCTCGGTCGAGGCGACGGCACGCTACGCCGCCCCGATCGGGCTGGGCGTGGTGTTCCTCATCTTCTTCATCGCCACGCCCGACTTCCTCACCACGTCCAACATCAGCGACCTGCTGGTGTCGGCCTCGATCCTGCTGGTCCTCGCCATGGGCCAGCAGCTGGTGGTCACCGTCGCCGGTATCGACCTCTCGGTGGGCTCCAACCTGCCCTGGTCGGCGGCGGTCCTCGGGTACGCCTACACCAGTGGCTGGGGACTGACCGTCTCCGTCGGCCTGGCCCTGCTGGCCGGGCTGGCGGTGGGCGTGGTCAACGGTCTGCTGGTGGCCCGGCTGAACATGACCGACTTCATCGTCACCCTCGGCTCGCTCTCCGTGGTCAGCGGTCTCACCCTGCTGCTGACCAGCGGCAACACCGTCCCCGTGAACTCGGACTTCCTGCGCGCTCTGGCGATCAACGGCATCGGCCCGGTGCGCTGGTTCTGGGTACTGGCCTTCGTGGTGGCCGTGCTGGTGGGCTTCCTTCTCTACCGCACCCGTACCGGCACCTATCTGCTGTCGACCGGCGGCAACATCGAGGCCGCACGGGGTGTGGGCATCCACGTCAACCGTATCCGGCTGATCGCGTACGCGAGTTCCGGGCTGGCCTGCGGGGTCGCGGCCGTGCTGTTCGTGGCCCGCACGGGCGGCGCCGACCCCAGCCTCCAGACCGACCTGCTGCTCAGCTCCATCGCGGCGGTGGTCCTCGGCGGGTCCAGCCTGTTCGGCGGGAAGGCCTCCGTGTTCGGCACGGTGACCGGCGCGTTGCTGCTCCAGAGCCTCATCAACGGGTTCACCCTGCTCGGCATCTCGCAGTACTACCAGCCCATCGCGGTCGGCACCGTCGTACTCGGCGCGGCCTTCATCTCCCGGTTCCAGAAGTAG
- a CDS encoding ATP-binding cassette domain-containing protein, with the protein MTDTPARVTGTSSAAPAATQSAASASQVVSPLVEITGLRKSFGAVQALQGVDLKLAPGEVTALLGDNGAGKSTLVRCLTGVHPQDAGEIRFRGEQVRFHSPDDARQLGIETVYQTLGLIEDLPVWQNLYLNHELTSGFGPFRVLDKKSMIAQSSDILSRLDVNVPNVRATVRRMSGGQRQCIAIARAANWGRTLVIMDEPTAALGVRETAAVEELIARLREASVTVLLISHDMAQVLRVADTAYVLRRGRTAARRTVSATTGDELVGLITGAVQGDAHA; encoded by the coding sequence ATGACGGACACTCCGGCCCGTGTGACGGGCACATCCTCCGCCGCCCCGGCCGCCACCCAGAGCGCCGCCTCGGCCAGTCAGGTCGTCTCGCCGCTCGTGGAGATCACCGGGCTGCGCAAGTCCTTCGGCGCGGTCCAGGCGCTCCAGGGCGTGGACCTGAAGCTGGCCCCCGGCGAGGTCACCGCGCTCCTCGGCGACAACGGCGCGGGCAAGTCCACGCTGGTGCGCTGTCTGACCGGTGTGCACCCGCAGGACGCGGGCGAGATCCGCTTCCGGGGCGAGCAGGTCCGGTTCCACTCCCCCGACGACGCCCGGCAGTTGGGCATCGAGACGGTGTACCAGACCCTCGGCCTCATCGAGGACCTCCCGGTCTGGCAGAACCTCTACCTCAACCACGAGCTGACCAGCGGCTTCGGCCCGTTCCGGGTGCTGGACAAGAAGTCCATGATCGCCCAGAGCAGCGACATCCTGTCCCGGCTGGACGTGAACGTGCCGAACGTACGGGCCACCGTGCGGCGGATGTCGGGCGGTCAGCGGCAGTGCATCGCCATCGCCCGCGCGGCCAACTGGGGCCGCACCCTGGTCATCATGGACGAGCCGACCGCAGCGCTGGGCGTCCGGGAGACGGCGGCCGTGGAGGAGCTCATCGCCCGGCTCCGCGAGGCGTCGGTGACCGTGCTGCTGATCAGCCACGACATGGCGCAGGTGCTCCGGGTCGCCGACACCGCGTACGTACTGCGCCGAGGCCGGACCGCCGCGCGGCGGACCGTCTCCGCCACCACGGGTGACGAGCTGGTCGGGCTGATCACCGGGGCCGTGCAAGGGGACGCGCATGCCTGA
- a CDS encoding ribokinase produces MPEAVPGTSPQVVVIGSVNIDHVVVADAFPSPGETLLGRTAYVTLGGKGANQAAAAASGGVRTAMIARVGEDAEADRARARLVAGGVDVEAVTTVPGAETGTAWITTAAGDNTIVVVAGANHQWPSEGDPTEGLGAQAAVVLAQLEIPLDVVRRAADACRGRFLLNAAPAAELPDDLIARCDVLIVNEHEQAVVSGQLATDKDAEVTPDEASVRKAHDALRARGAKAVVTTLGEAGAIVTDADGVSTALPAVPATVVDTTGAGDAFAGVLAARLAAGDSLLDAARLGIAAGSLAVRVSGAPQQYAGLATLRALAPTTPPTEKD; encoded by the coding sequence ATGCCTGAGGCCGTGCCGGGTACGTCACCCCAGGTCGTGGTGATCGGCTCGGTGAACATCGACCACGTCGTCGTCGCCGACGCCTTCCCCTCCCCCGGCGAAACCCTCCTCGGCCGTACCGCGTACGTCACCCTCGGTGGCAAGGGCGCCAACCAGGCGGCCGCGGCGGCCTCCGGAGGCGTTCGTACGGCGATGATCGCCCGGGTGGGCGAGGACGCCGAGGCGGACCGGGCCCGTGCCCGGCTGGTCGCCGGCGGAGTGGACGTCGAGGCGGTGACCACGGTGCCCGGCGCCGAGACCGGTACCGCGTGGATCACCACGGCGGCCGGCGACAACACCATCGTGGTGGTCGCCGGCGCCAACCACCAGTGGCCCTCCGAGGGCGACCCCACCGAGGGCCTCGGGGCTCAAGCAGCCGTCGTACTGGCCCAGTTGGAGATCCCGCTGGATGTCGTCCGCCGCGCGGCGGACGCCTGCCGGGGACGGTTCCTCCTCAACGCCGCCCCCGCCGCCGAACTCCCCGACGACCTGATCGCCCGCTGTGACGTGCTCATCGTGAACGAGCACGAACAGGCGGTGGTGTCAGGCCAGTTGGCGACGGACAAAGATGCTGAGGTCACGCCGGACGAAGCGTCCGTACGGAAGGCGCACGACGCGCTGCGCGCCCGGGGTGCCAAGGCCGTGGTCACCACCCTGGGCGAGGCGGGCGCCATCGTCACCGACGCCGACGGCGTCTCCACGGCGCTCCCGGCCGTCCCCGCGACCGTCGTGGACACCACGGGCGCCGGTGACGCCTTCGCCGGAGTGCTCGCCGCCCGGCTCGCCGCCGGTGACTCGCTCCTGGACGCCGCACGCCTCGGCATCGCCGCGGGCTCCCTGGCCGTACGGGTCTCGGGTGCGCCCCAGCAGTACGCCGGCCTGGCCACGCTGCGCGCCCTCGCCCCCACCACTCCCCCTACCGAAAAGGACTGA